One Myxococcales bacterium DNA segment encodes these proteins:
- a CDS encoding flagellin FliC: MALYIQTNYSSMVAQTNLSSTQTQMQTTFARLASGFRINGAADDAAGLGIAESFNAQVRSYAVAERNANDGVSMAQVADGAAGQISNILGRMRELAVQSSNGDLSTNDRSNLDTEFQALSGEIDRIGNVTSFNGTNLLAGAAATVDFQVGIGTSSDDRITVSFNGADTTELGVNGLDVTNFANSQAAITALDTGIQNLSTVRAGFGAAINQLQGAVSNLQSTKANMSASLGRIRDVDVASETANLAKQQVLSQAGISVLSQANQSPQLALSLLRG; this comes from the coding sequence GTGGCCCTTTATATTCAGACCAACTACTCCTCGATGGTGGCTCAGACGAACCTGTCGAGCACGCAGACCCAAATGCAGACCACGTTCGCGCGCCTCGCGAGCGGCTTCCGTATCAACGGCGCCGCCGACGACGCGGCCGGCCTCGGCATCGCCGAGAGCTTCAACGCGCAGGTTCGCTCCTACGCCGTGGCCGAGCGCAACGCCAACGACGGCGTCAGCATGGCGCAGGTGGCAGACGGTGCCGCGGGGCAAATCTCCAACATCTTGGGCCGTATGCGCGAGCTCGCGGTCCAGTCGTCGAACGGTGACTTGAGCACCAACGACCGCTCGAACCTCGACACGGAGTTCCAGGCGCTGTCGGGTGAAATCGACCGCATCGGCAACGTCACGTCGTTCAACGGCACCAACCTCCTGGCCGGCGCCGCCGCCACCGTCGACTTCCAGGTCGGCATCGGGACGAGCAGCGACGACCGCATCACCGTGAGCTTCAACGGCGCGGACACGACCGAGCTCGGCGTCAACGGCCTCGACGTGACGAACTTCGCCAACTCGCAGGCCGCCATCACGGCGCTCGACACGGGCATCCAGAACCTCAGCACCGTTCGCGCCGGCTTCGGTGCCGCGATCAACCAGCTCCAAGGAGCCGTCTCGAACCTCCAATCGACGAAAGCCAACATGTCTGCGTCACTCGGTCGCATCCGCGACGTGGACGTCGCGTCGGAGACCGCCAACCTCGCAAAGCAGCAAGTGTTGAGCCAGGCGGGCATCTCGGTCCTCTCGCAAGCGAACCAGTCGCCGCAGCTCGCCCTGAGCCTCCTCCGCGGCTGA
- a CDS encoding glucosaminidase domain-containing protein, translating into MRISPLSTTSVAPAEKPEGRRAVSREVETTRTRATMPEMKAAIGRAYRSLTGRDASPPLLDTMTAQAGLETGRGEQMFNFNFGGIKGTSASGETFRSMTREVINGESVHLKDGFRSYRSLDDGARDFVSLLQGRYGSALERAAVGDVHGYARELHNKGYYTAPVSEYATGLSRIVGELGGASAIANASGSAPSHGGHDLSSSTMFDLSTSMSSLPTTASLDRFIDAITAAPLARVASPLEDDEST; encoded by the coding sequence ATGCGCATCTCCCCGCTCAGCACGACCAGCGTGGCGCCGGCAGAAAAGCCGGAAGGTCGCCGCGCTGTCTCGCGCGAGGTGGAGACGACGCGCACGCGCGCCACGATGCCGGAGATGAAGGCCGCCATCGGCCGCGCCTACCGTTCGCTCACGGGCCGCGACGCCTCGCCGCCGTTGCTCGACACCATGACTGCGCAAGCCGGCCTCGAAACGGGCCGCGGCGAGCAGATGTTCAACTTCAACTTCGGAGGCATCAAGGGGACGTCGGCCAGCGGCGAGACGTTCCGTTCCATGACACGCGAGGTCATCAACGGCGAGTCGGTCCACCTCAAAGACGGCTTCCGCTCCTATCGGAGTCTCGACGATGGAGCACGGGACTTCGTCTCGCTCCTCCAAGGTCGCTACGGCAGCGCGCTCGAGCGCGCCGCCGTCGGCGATGTGCACGGTTACGCAAGAGAGCTTCACAACAAGGGCTACTACACGGCGCCCGTCTCCGAATACGCGACAGGTCTCTCGCGTATCGTAGGCGAGCTGGGTGGAGCTTCGGCCATCGCGAACGCGAGCGGTTCTGCTCCCAGCCACGGCGGGCACGACCTCTCGAGTTCGACGATGTTCGACCTATCGACCTCGATGTCTTCCTTGCCAACGACGGCGTCGCTCGACCGCTTCATCGACGCGATCACCGCCGCCCCCCTCGCACGAGTGGCAAGTCCACTGGAGGATGACGAATCGACATGA
- a CDS encoding Hpt domain-containing protein, which yields MAIDLTTVRDVAGDDDAFVRSVLGAFRRNANRLRGQLAAAAACGETATLKQVAHGLKGSLRTLGAFDAAAAALSIEEFEDDGGVEVDGQRGGVAYQALTERFAEELDAVLAEVDALLDGRSA from the coding sequence ATGGCGATCGATCTCACGACGGTCCGAGACGTTGCAGGTGACGATGACGCGTTCGTTCGGAGCGTTCTCGGGGCCTTTCGTCGCAACGCGAACCGCCTCCGCGGCCAGCTCGCGGCGGCGGCGGCGTGCGGCGAGACGGCGACCCTCAAGCAAGTGGCCCATGGGCTCAAAGGCTCGCTGCGTACCCTCGGAGCGTTTGACGCGGCGGCCGCGGCGCTCTCCATCGAGGAGTTCGAGGACGACGGCGGCGTGGAGGTCGACGGCCAGAGGGGCGGCGTCGCCTACCAGGCCCTGACGGAGCGCTTCGCGGAGGAGCTAGACGCGGTCCTCGCCGAAGTGGACGCGCTCCTCGACGGCCGGTCCGCGTGA
- a CDS encoding trypsin-like serine protease, which yields MAMRTLLGLGTVLLLSLTSCGAPSSVDSVGQATQPITGGTADDVDVSSVLVIAKGDGIDGRCSGVIVSPHVVLTAAHCVQVDAKCTVFVGADYNDRAARMRPENLVDVVERHSHPRYKASTNTHDLGVLITAMALAPPPARMNGTPLVPADRGTPIRIVGYGQTSGSSKAMGRRRQGESTLAGVDASSLVVDGVPNICLFDSGGPTFMRREDGQEAVVGIHFIIDSATCDGQGVDVRVDANVAFIDGHVAAAEVSAAAGPSSNQTAGDASTAADSAATGDSKAGCSMSERRPTSAAALLASLAAASLSVLWQRRRARQLSAPSPPPRRDDRPGRRGRRQ from the coding sequence ATGGCGATGCGCACTCTTCTGGGACTCGGAACCGTACTTCTTCTTTCGCTGACGAGCTGCGGGGCGCCGTCGTCCGTCGATTCCGTCGGCCAGGCGACGCAGCCGATCACAGGCGGCACAGCGGATGACGTGGACGTCTCCTCCGTTCTCGTCATCGCCAAAGGCGACGGCATCGACGGTCGCTGCTCGGGCGTCATTGTATCCCCGCACGTGGTGCTCACGGCGGCGCACTGCGTACAGGTGGATGCGAAGTGCACGGTGTTTGTTGGCGCGGACTACAACGATCGCGCCGCCCGAATGCGGCCCGAAAACCTCGTCGACGTCGTCGAGCGTCACTCGCATCCGCGCTACAAAGCCTCGACGAACACGCATGATCTCGGCGTTCTCATCACGGCGATGGCGCTCGCTCCTCCTCCCGCGCGGATGAACGGCACGCCTCTCGTGCCTGCGGACCGCGGGACACCCATTCGGATCGTCGGTTACGGGCAAACGAGCGGCAGCTCGAAGGCGATGGGGCGACGAAGGCAGGGAGAGTCGACGCTCGCGGGGGTCGACGCATCAAGCCTCGTCGTCGACGGCGTCCCGAACATCTGCCTCTTCGACTCGGGTGGCCCGACCTTCATGCGGCGAGAGGACGGTCAAGAGGCCGTCGTGGGCATTCACTTCATCATCGACTCCGCGACGTGCGATGGTCAGGGCGTCGACGTTCGTGTCGACGCGAACGTTGCGTTCATCGATGGTCACGTGGCGGCGGCTGAGGTCTCTGCTGCTGCGGGCCCATCGTCAAACCAAACGGCCGGCGATGCGAGCACGGCGGCGGACAGCGCGGCCACGGGCGATAGCAAGGCGGGATGCTCAATGTCCGAGAGACGTCCGACTTCGGCGGCGGCTCTTCTCGCCTCACTCGCCGCAGCCTCCCTCAGCGTGTTGTGGCAGCGTCGCCGCGCGCGGCAGCTCAGCGCCCCTTCGCCGCCGCCGCGACGAGACGATCGGCCAGGGCGACGAGGCCGGCGGCAGTGA
- a CDS encoding response regulator, whose protein sequence is MTNRRRVLLVDDEEGIRRGLARSLGRYHEIHTASDGHQGIGAVERDGPFVAVVADLQMPGMDGLAMLREVARIAPRTLRILFTGTLDASRLVDAAVDLELFRVIYKPASTADLLAALAAAALEYDRPR, encoded by the coding sequence ATGACAAATCGGCGGCGCGTGCTCCTGGTCGATGACGAAGAGGGAATACGGCGCGGTCTCGCCCGAAGCCTGGGCCGGTACCACGAGATTCATACGGCCTCTGATGGCCATCAAGGCATCGGCGCCGTGGAACGCGACGGCCCCTTCGTGGCGGTCGTTGCCGACCTTCAGATGCCAGGCATGGACGGGCTCGCGATGCTCCGCGAGGTGGCGCGCATTGCACCGCGCACGCTGCGGATTCTCTTCACCGGCACCCTCGACGCGTCGCGCCTCGTAGACGCCGCGGTGGATCTCGAGCTCTTTCGCGTCATCTACAAGCCCGCGTCGACGGCGGATCTGCTCGCCGCCCTCGCCGCCGCGGCGCTCGAGTACGACCGGCCGCGGTGA
- a CDS encoding response regulator: protein MPTPLCSDVAASSAPPRPKVLVVDDSVVVRSLAERALTGAGYEVILAGDGDEALAQFAAHPNIVCMFCDVHMPNLDGMAVLERMAPRSTHVKCVMVTTEASPEIIARGRTLGASGWVVKPFTAAGLVALADRLVAAAAKGR, encoded by the coding sequence ATGCCCACGCCCCTCTGCAGCGACGTCGCCGCTTCATCGGCCCCCCCGCGACCCAAGGTGCTCGTGGTGGACGACTCGGTGGTCGTGAGGTCGCTGGCGGAGCGGGCCCTCACCGGCGCGGGCTACGAGGTGATCCTCGCGGGCGACGGTGACGAGGCCCTCGCGCAATTCGCGGCCCACCCAAACATTGTCTGCATGTTCTGTGACGTTCACATGCCAAACCTCGACGGGATGGCTGTGCTGGAGCGAATGGCCCCCCGCTCGACGCACGTCAAGTGCGTGATGGTCACGACGGAGGCCAGCCCTGAGATCATCGCGCGCGGACGGACCCTTGGCGCGAGCGGCTGGGTCGTAAAGCCGTTCACTGCCGCCGGCCTCGTCGCCCTGGCCGATCGTCTCGTCGCGGCGGCGGCGAAGGGGCGCTGA
- the fliD gene encoding flagellar filament capping protein FliD, translated as MPITFGGFATGLDTNAIISAFVKAERIPVDRMLKEQSDVQAASQTISAVSTKLSALRDAAGALADPTRFAAMAVTSSDTALVASTTIGASPGRYEVTVTQVAKEQRTYGDVQASGTDALSMTGNLSIQVGAGAAVDVAIDPGDSLSAIAAKINSSGARVAANVIYDGTNYRLGVRGLDTGAANAVSFTETGTALGMATPANTVQAAQDASLLVDGITITRPTNQVTGVIQGVTLALTKPTTTPATIEVASDAAKLKDKITTFINAYNDVVKASQSAAGYGGQKASNAVLSGDSTLRGVVERIARTVGSKVTGTTGAYDTLMSVGISSTKDGQLRFDEAKLATALSKDSTAVAKLFTKDATLGSTGAFETLRVAVDALNGTATSPVRARIDSLQRQASRMNDSVDAMQRRIDSYEAMLRKQFSTLEATVSRFQSAGSAAGAGSSGSGSQGG; from the coding sequence ATGCCCATCACGTTCGGCGGATTCGCAACTGGCCTCGACACGAACGCGATCATTTCGGCGTTCGTCAAGGCAGAGAGAATTCCCGTCGACCGGATGCTCAAAGAGCAGTCCGACGTTCAGGCCGCGTCGCAGACCATCTCCGCGGTCTCGACCAAGCTCTCCGCCCTCAGGGACGCGGCCGGCGCTCTCGCCGACCCCACGCGCTTCGCCGCCATGGCGGTGACCTCGAGCGACACAGCGCTCGTCGCCAGCACGACCATCGGCGCCTCCCCGGGCCGCTACGAGGTCACGGTGACGCAAGTCGCAAAGGAGCAGCGGACCTACGGCGACGTTCAGGCCTCGGGCACCGACGCGCTGTCGATGACCGGGAATCTCTCCATTCAGGTGGGCGCCGGCGCCGCCGTCGACGTCGCCATCGACCCAGGCGATTCCCTCTCGGCCATCGCCGCCAAGATCAACTCCAGCGGCGCTCGCGTCGCGGCCAACGTTATCTACGACGGCACCAACTATCGCCTTGGCGTCCGCGGCCTCGACACCGGCGCGGCCAACGCCGTCTCCTTCACCGAGACGGGCACGGCGCTCGGCATGGCCACGCCTGCCAACACCGTGCAGGCGGCGCAAGACGCGTCGCTTCTGGTCGACGGCATCACCATCACGCGGCCCACCAACCAGGTGACCGGCGTGATTCAAGGCGTCACGCTGGCGCTCACGAAGCCCACGACGACGCCCGCCACCATCGAGGTCGCGAGCGACGCGGCGAAGCTCAAAGACAAGATCACCACCTTCATCAACGCCTACAACGACGTCGTGAAAGCGAGCCAATCGGCTGCCGGCTACGGAGGTCAGAAGGCGTCCAACGCCGTACTCAGCGGTGACTCCACGCTTCGCGGCGTCGTCGAGCGCATCGCGAGGACCGTCGGGAGCAAGGTCACGGGCACGACGGGCGCCTACGACACGCTCATGAGCGTGGGCATCTCGAGTACGAAGGACGGCCAGTTGCGCTTCGACGAGGCCAAGCTCGCTACGGCCCTCTCCAAAGACTCGACGGCCGTCGCGAAGCTCTTCACGAAGGACGCGACGCTCGGCAGCACGGGCGCCTTCGAGACCCTCCGCGTCGCCGTCGACGCGCTCAACGGCACCGCCACCTCGCCGGTGCGCGCGCGCATCGACTCGCTCCAGCGGCAAGCCTCTCGCATGAACGACAGCGTCGACGCCATGCAGCGCCGCATCGACAGCTACGAGGCGATGCTGCGCAAGCAGTTCAGCACACTCGAGGCCACGGTCTCGCGGTTTCAGTCGGCTGGTAGCGCCGCCGGCGCAGGCTCGAGCGGCAGCGGTTCGCAGGGCGGGTGA
- the fliS gene encoding flagellar export chaperone FliS, protein MSRHNAAAAKYQQVQVRTSGPGDVLLLLYQGLFRFAAEAKAALAVGDRALFGEKLSRAHAILEELCAGLNYDVAPELCANLEAVYGFAMTRLIDANVKQDPALVDEATKPLLPLYEAWRTAVPQAR, encoded by the coding sequence ATGTCGAGACACAATGCAGCGGCGGCCAAGTACCAGCAAGTCCAGGTTCGGACCTCGGGCCCGGGGGACGTGCTCCTGCTCCTCTATCAGGGGCTCTTTCGCTTCGCCGCGGAGGCCAAGGCAGCCCTCGCCGTCGGCGATCGCGCGCTCTTCGGGGAGAAGCTCAGCCGCGCCCACGCGATCCTCGAGGAGCTTTGCGCCGGCCTGAACTATGACGTGGCGCCCGAGCTCTGCGCGAACCTCGAGGCCGTCTACGGCTTCGCCATGACGCGCCTCATTGACGCCAACGTGAAGCAAGATCCGGCGCTCGTCGACGAGGCGACCAAGCCGCTCTTGCCGCTCTACGAGGCCTGGCGAACGGCCGTCCCGCAGGCCCGGTGA
- a CDS encoding response regulator, whose product MKILVVDDSKAMRMIVTRTLRQAGFDGHTLEEASNGAEALANIRKETPDLVLCDWNMPEMSGIDLLSTLTAEGVSVKFGFVTSEGTDEMRARAREAGALFLIAKPFTVEAFQEALKPVV is encoded by the coding sequence ATGAAGATTCTGGTGGTCGACGACAGCAAGGCGATGCGCATGATCGTGACGCGCACGCTCAGGCAAGCGGGCTTCGACGGGCATACGCTGGAGGAAGCCTCCAACGGCGCGGAGGCGCTCGCGAACATTCGCAAAGAGACTCCGGACCTCGTGCTTTGCGACTGGAACATGCCGGAGATGTCAGGCATCGACCTGCTCAGCACGCTGACCGCTGAGGGCGTGTCAGTGAAGTTCGGGTTCGTCACCTCGGAGGGCACCGACGAGATGCGGGCCCGGGCGAGGGAAGCGGGCGCGCTCTTTCTCATCGCGAAGCCCTTCACGGTGGAGGCGTTCCAGGAGGCGCTCAAGCCAGTCGTCTGA
- a CDS encoding response regulator — protein sequence MRVLIADDDPIALLYAQSVAVALDHEVALAETGEAALALVDSFQPHVIVTDWLMPGLSGVDLCQQVRAGDATRETYIIVYTALSTPEDRLEALGAGADDVLIKPIAAEDFEARLHLAERVTCGASASDETVLRAALARSASNDADLVRALAETYQSREDRVKARAFMRRHLHVVEAVLGDSHERVKHLRGALSALGD from the coding sequence ATGCGTGTGCTGATCGCGGACGACGACCCCATCGCGCTCCTGTACGCCCAGAGCGTCGCCGTTGCCTTGGACCACGAGGTGGCTCTCGCCGAGACGGGCGAGGCCGCCTTGGCCTTGGTCGACTCCTTCCAGCCGCACGTCATCGTCACCGATTGGCTCATGCCGGGCCTCTCGGGCGTCGACCTGTGCCAGCAGGTGCGAGCCGGCGACGCAACCCGGGAGACCTACATCATCGTCTACACGGCGCTCTCCACTCCCGAGGATCGCCTCGAGGCCCTCGGGGCCGGCGCCGACGACGTCCTCATCAAGCCCATCGCGGCCGAGGACTTCGAGGCGCGTCTCCACCTCGCCGAGCGCGTCACCTGCGGCGCCAGCGCCAGCGACGAGACCGTGTTGCGAGCCGCCTTGGCGCGCAGCGCGTCGAATGACGCCGACCTCGTCCGAGCCCTCGCGGAGACCTACCAGTCGCGCGAGGATCGCGTGAAGGCGCGCGCCTTCATGCGACGCCACCTTCACGTCGTCGAGGCCGTGCTCGGCGACTCGCACGAACGCGTAAAGCACCTTCGCGGCGCCCTCTCGGCCTTGGGTGACTAA
- the fliA gene encoding RNA polymerase sigma factor FliA has protein sequence MSHSSLDMNRAEARAKRTLSVAEYEKFLPLVRRTAMRLARKVPAHITVADLVSYGWLGLVEAFQRADGNMSEEEFEAYASYRVRGAMLDFLRSLDPTTRSVRAISRNVTKSIATLSQKLGRAPEEHEIAEAMGVTVDAYRQLLSRVGEHGMARLEVLDVDQMEVADAQEGADDLVVRKNLLDAVTGAIETLPPRLQQILALYYQEECTMREIGAVLGVSEARVCQLHAEAIHRLRASVGGE, from the coding sequence ATGAGCCATTCCAGCTTGGACATGAACCGGGCCGAGGCGCGCGCGAAGCGCACGCTGTCGGTCGCCGAATACGAGAAGTTTCTCCCGCTCGTTCGGCGAACGGCCATGCGCTTGGCGCGCAAGGTTCCGGCGCACATCACCGTCGCGGACCTCGTGAGCTACGGCTGGCTCGGCCTGGTCGAGGCGTTTCAGCGCGCCGACGGCAACATGAGCGAGGAGGAGTTCGAGGCCTACGCCTCCTACCGCGTGCGCGGCGCGATGCTCGACTTCCTCCGCAGCCTCGACCCGACGACGCGCAGCGTGCGCGCCATCTCGCGCAACGTCACCAAGTCCATCGCCACCTTGAGCCAGAAGCTCGGCCGCGCTCCCGAGGAGCATGAAATCGCCGAGGCCATGGGCGTGACCGTCGACGCCTACCGGCAGCTCCTCTCGCGCGTTGGCGAACACGGCATGGCGCGCCTCGAGGTCCTCGACGTCGACCAAATGGAGGTCGCCGACGCGCAGGAGGGCGCCGACGACCTCGTGGTTCGCAAGAACCTCCTCGACGCCGTCACCGGCGCCATCGAGACCCTGCCGCCGCGACTCCAGCAGATCCTCGCCCTCTACTACCAAGAGGAGTGCACCATGCGCGAGATCGGCGCCGTCCTCGGCGTCAGCGAAGCGCGCGTCTGCCAACTGCACGCGGAGGCCATCCACAGGCTTCGCGCCTCGGTGGGAGGAGAGTGA
- a CDS encoding response regulator, with amino-acid sequence MDVLIVEDCPTDGPLVARLVEKLGHRVRLAKSAHEALPIVSQEPPHIVITDMMMPGLSGAEFVTQLRQMELPHYLYIIMRTGKESEQTISSAFSAGVDDFIAKSRPIDELRARVRAGERIVRLETKLRARVGELESALRRLDMNAYLAATAAAATATLHPGAVEPSGAATEGIAATVPWRTLDTVLQTVFAQFLQQEVATSSAAGFASSTRSRRRYR; translated from the coding sequence ATGGACGTCCTCATCGTAGAAGACTGCCCCACCGACGGCCCGCTGGTGGCCCGCCTCGTTGAGAAGCTTGGTCATCGCGTTCGGTTGGCGAAGTCGGCTCACGAGGCCCTGCCGATCGTCAGCCAAGAGCCGCCCCACATCGTGATCACCGACATGATGATGCCCGGGCTCTCCGGCGCAGAGTTCGTCACGCAGCTCCGCCAGATGGAGCTTCCGCACTACCTCTACATCATCATGCGCACCGGTAAGGAGAGCGAGCAGACGATCTCGTCGGCCTTCTCCGCGGGCGTCGACGACTTCATCGCCAAGTCGCGCCCCATCGATGAGCTCCGCGCGCGCGTTCGCGCCGGAGAGCGCATCGTGCGGCTCGAGACCAAGCTCCGTGCCCGCGTGGGCGAGCTCGAGAGCGCGCTTCGGCGCCTCGACATGAACGCCTACCTCGCGGCCACGGCGGCGGCCGCGACGGCGACGCTCCATCCGGGTGCCGTAGAGCCCTCTGGCGCCGCGACCGAGGGCATCGCTGCCACGGTGCCGTGGCGGACGCTCGACACGGTCCTCCAGACCGTGTTCGCGCAGTTCTTGCAGCAGGAGGTCGCCACCAGCTCCGCGGCGGGGTTCGCCTCGTCGACGCGGTCGCGACGACGATACCGCTGA
- a CDS encoding flagellin FliC, with product MALYVQTNYASMIAQNNLASTQNMMQTTFARLSSGYRINSAADDAAGLGIAESMNAQIRSFAVAERNSNDGISMAQVADGAASQVASLLVRMRELAVQSSNGDLTAADRVNLDTEFQASLGEIDRIANVTTFNGTNLLAGAAGTVDFQVGINTTSDDRITIAIGGVDATELGVTGIDVTNFANAQAALTALDAGLQALSTVRTGFGSAINQLQGAVSNLQSQRSNMSASLGRIRDVDVATETANMAKYQVLSQAGISVLTQANQSPQLALSLLKG from the coding sequence ATGGCCCTTTACGTCCAAACCAACTACGCGTCGATGATCGCGCAGAACAACCTCGCCTCGACGCAGAACATGATGCAGACGACCTTCGCGCGTCTGTCGAGCGGCTACCGCATCAACAGCGCGGCCGACGACGCGGCCGGCCTCGGCATCGCCGAGAGCATGAACGCGCAGATTCGCTCCTTCGCGGTCGCCGAGCGCAACTCGAACGACGGCATCAGCATGGCGCAAGTGGCCGATGGCGCCGCGTCGCAGGTCGCCTCACTCCTCGTCCGCATGCGTGAGCTCGCGGTGCAGTCTTCCAACGGCGACCTCACGGCGGCCGACCGCGTCAACCTCGACACGGAATTCCAGGCGTCGCTCGGCGAGATCGACCGCATCGCGAACGTCACCACCTTCAACGGCACGAACCTCCTCGCGGGGGCCGCCGGAACGGTCGATTTCCAGGTCGGAATCAACACGACCTCCGACGACCGCATCACCATCGCCATCGGCGGCGTTGACGCGACGGAGCTCGGCGTAACCGGCATCGACGTCACGAACTTCGCCAACGCCCAAGCGGCGCTGACCGCGCTCGACGCCGGCCTTCAGGCCCTCAGCACCGTCCGCACCGGCTTCGGTAGCGCCATCAACCAGCTGCAGGGCGCTGTCTCGAACCTCCAGTCGCAACGCTCCAACATGTCCGCCTCGCTCGGCCGCATCCGCGACGTCGACGTCGCCACGGAGACCGCCAACATGGCCAAGTACCAAGTGCTCAGCCAGGCCGGGATCTCCGTCCTCACGCAAGCGAACCAGTCTCCTCAGCTCGCGCTTAGCCTCCTCAAGGGCTGA
- a CDS encoding chemotaxis protein CheX, producing the protein MIEKENILDFTQTVWTTVLGTEVEPGGAPSQAPTMQGIVRISGSWEGEIAIECSPAFARWAAATMFDASDTSQDDVRDALGELANMVGGNIKALLPGPSHLSPPRVQAGQGGEADEAVTVLRFTCRGEPIAVKVRERPGTEMERGA; encoded by the coding sequence ATGATCGAAAAGGAAAACATCCTCGACTTCACGCAGACCGTCTGGACGACCGTGCTCGGCACGGAGGTCGAGCCCGGCGGCGCGCCTTCGCAGGCGCCGACGATGCAAGGCATCGTGCGCATCTCGGGCAGTTGGGAAGGAGAGATCGCCATCGAGTGCTCGCCGGCCTTCGCGAGATGGGCCGCGGCCACCATGTTCGACGCGTCGGACACGTCGCAGGACGATGTTCGCGACGCCCTTGGAGAGCTGGCCAACATGGTCGGAGGGAACATCAAGGCCCTCTTGCCGGGGCCGAGTCACCTGTCGCCGCCGCGGGTCCAAGCCGGTCAGGGCGGGGAAGCCGATGAAGCGGTCACCGTGTTGCGGTTCACCTGCCGCGGCGAGCCGATCGCGGTGAAGGTTCGTGAGCGCCCGGGGACTGAAATGGAGAGAGGAGCCTAG
- a CDS encoding flagellar hook-basal body protein yields MSNGIYVALSGAVAQEQSLDTTAQNLANASLPGYQRTRAVFAEVLRGQATASAGVATPARYAQMSQTSLDMSPGAIAVTNRSLDGVLPAGNYLAVNTPQGERYTRAVHLDIGPGGSLRSGALPVLGENGRPINAAPEGGAVTLSADGDGMQDGASVGRLKVVSFQDARSLSREGGTVLAATAASGAPITQPSSLQVGAVEQSNTETVSAMTDLVSANRVFEAFQRAIDTFRDADKRLVSTVPGA; encoded by the coding sequence ATGTCGAACGGGATTTACGTCGCCCTGAGCGGCGCCGTCGCGCAAGAGCAGTCGCTCGACACGACGGCGCAAAACCTCGCCAACGCGTCCTTGCCTGGCTACCAGCGCACGCGCGCCGTCTTCGCCGAGGTGCTCCGCGGGCAAGCCACGGCCAGCGCGGGCGTCGCCACGCCGGCCCGCTACGCGCAGATGTCGCAGACCTCACTCGACATGTCGCCGGGCGCCATCGCCGTCACCAACCGCTCCCTCGACGGCGTCTTGCCGGCAGGAAACTACCTCGCCGTGAACACGCCTCAAGGAGAGCGCTACACACGCGCCGTGCACCTCGACATCGGCCCCGGCGGCTCACTGCGCTCCGGTGCCTTGCCGGTGCTCGGTGAGAACGGCCGCCCCATCAACGCGGCGCCGGAAGGCGGCGCCGTGACGCTCTCGGCAGACGGCGACGGCATGCAGGACGGCGCGAGCGTCGGTCGCCTCAAGGTTGTGTCCTTCCAGGACGCTCGGAGCCTCTCCCGAGAGGGCGGGACCGTCCTCGCCGCAACCGCCGCCTCGGGCGCCCCCATCACGCAGCCGAGCTCGCTCCAGGTGGGCGCCGTTGAGCAGTCGAACACCGAGACCGTCTCGGCCATGACCGACCTCGTCAGCGCGAACCGAGTCTTCGAAGCCTTCCAGCGGGCCATCGACACCTTCCGCGACGCCGACAAGCGCCTCGTTTCCACCGTTCCTGGAGCCTGA